Proteins from a single region of Oceanispirochaeta sp. M1:
- a CDS encoding IS3 family transposase yields the protein LYDYVNWYNNKRIHGSLGYLTPVEYKTLMSEKIVS from the coding sequence AACTATATGATTATGTAAATTGGTATAATAATAAAAGGATTCATGGGTCTCTGGGGTATTTAACACCAGTGGAATACAAAACTTTGATGTCCGAGAAAATAGTGTCCTAA
- a CDS encoding response regulator, giving the protein MDELYRMILVDDEDEVRGRISSKISGESGFQVVASAGNGYDALELIEKYNPHVVLTDIKMPFVDGIELARTIKRDFPTTRVAFITGFDEFEYAREAVELHVTSYLTKPVTQNDISRFLDKLKIELDEEFKEKYNLDILRQRYEQSIPLIIDNYFTSYLVSSKSSKSEDIENLRQHGISLDDKKYIMAFVQTERNQSSKDVIDYEKLKLSVRSVIQSILERHGYDFYSFHFNNGIVLVVKENSLNFLRKVDPVFYEMVKMVEQYLNVSIDIGVSNLHCRFSELRAAYEESEEALGFSRFLNAGRIVYINQLEKDRPKVLSLSDSEINDIMSNVKFGTDMEIRNVMESLKLNALRDSKTITNYRPYIINMVNILVNFSESIGVNLDEVLQEDVLEKMTLFRNLEQMFDWVLSVIWIGNPF; this is encoded by the coding sequence ATGGATGAGTTATACAGAATGATCCTAGTAGACGATGAGGATGAGGTTCGTGGGAGAATCTCATCCAAAATCTCAGGGGAGAGCGGTTTTCAGGTTGTGGCCAGTGCCGGAAACGGATACGACGCCCTGGAGCTTATTGAAAAATACAATCCTCATGTGGTTTTGACTGACATTAAGATGCCCTTTGTTGACGGCATTGAACTTGCTCGGACTATTAAAAGGGATTTCCCCACTACCCGGGTCGCATTTATCACGGGTTTTGATGAATTTGAATATGCACGGGAAGCTGTGGAACTTCATGTAACCAGCTACCTGACCAAACCTGTCACCCAGAATGATATATCCCGCTTCCTCGATAAACTTAAGATAGAGCTGGATGAAGAATTTAAAGAAAAATACAATCTTGATATTCTGAGGCAGCGTTATGAACAGAGTATTCCTCTTATTATTGATAATTATTTCACTTCCTACCTGGTCTCATCCAAGAGCAGTAAGAGTGAAGATATAGAGAATCTGAGACAGCATGGAATTTCTCTTGATGATAAAAAATACATCATGGCCTTTGTACAGACTGAACGTAATCAGAGTTCAAAGGATGTAATAGACTATGAAAAGCTAAAGCTCTCTGTCCGCTCCGTTATTCAGTCTATTCTGGAACGTCATGGCTATGACTTTTACAGCTTCCATTTTAATAATGGAATTGTCCTTGTAGTCAAAGAGAACAGTCTGAACTTTTTACGGAAGGTTGACCCTGTTTTTTATGAGATGGTAAAGATGGTGGAGCAGTATCTGAATGTCTCCATCGATATCGGTGTGAGTAATCTGCACTGCCGTTTTTCAGAGCTTCGGGCCGCTTATGAAGAGTCGGAAGAGGCTCTTGGATTCAGTCGCTTTCTGAATGCCGGACGAATTGTCTATATCAATCAACTGGAGAAAGACAGGCCGAAGGTTCTCAGTCTCAGTGATTCAGAAATTAATGACATCATGTCCAATGTTAAATTCGGTACGGATATGGAAATCCGAAATGTTATGGAATCTCTAAAACTCAATGCATTGAGAGATAGTAAGACTATAACAAACTACCGGCCCTATATTATCAATATGGTGAATATCCTTGTGAATTTTTCAGAATCTATCGGTGTCAATCTTGATGAAGTTCTGCAGGAAGATGTGCTTGAGAAAATGACACTGTTTCGAAATCTGGAGCAGATGTTTGACTGGGTACTATCTGTTATTTGGATCGGCAACCCCTTTTAG
- a CDS encoding ATP-binding cassette domain-containing protein, which yields MITKERLQHRTIEEILTDYPFADSFFKNNTLETEGAAELDWAGYFDRFDEEEMEDRALDSEQLLMQLTEFINQMLEFLDEGQQVHSLTILPGLDKSGNPEGFDELVIRKSEVISIVGPTGSGKSRLLGDIEWVARKDTPTKREILINDEIPDSSWRFSGAKKLVAQLSQNMNFVMDLTAEEFVDLHAESRMVENRPEVVERIIEEANKLAGEKFQPDTPITSLSGGQSRALMIADTAILSQSPIILIDEIENAGIDRKKALSLLLSEEKIVLMATHDPVLALMGDRRIVIKNGGISKVIETTDEERTILGRLEELDRTLLSYRTRLRQGESLLD from the coding sequence ATGATAACAAAAGAACGTTTACAACATAGAACCATAGAAGAAATCCTGACGGATTATCCCTTTGCGGATTCCTTCTTCAAGAATAATACCCTGGAAACAGAGGGGGCCGCCGAACTCGACTGGGCGGGATATTTTGACCGTTTTGATGAAGAAGAAATGGAAGACCGTGCCCTTGATTCAGAGCAGCTTCTGATGCAGCTCACAGAGTTTATCAATCAGATGCTTGAGTTTCTTGATGAGGGCCAGCAGGTTCATTCACTGACTATCCTTCCGGGACTGGATAAATCCGGAAACCCTGAAGGCTTTGACGAACTGGTCATCCGGAAGAGTGAAGTTATCTCTATTGTCGGACCCACGGGTTCAGGGAAGAGCAGACTTCTTGGAGATATTGAATGGGTCGCCCGTAAAGATACTCCCACAAAGAGGGAAATTCTTATCAATGATGAGATTCCTGATTCATCCTGGCGTTTTTCGGGTGCAAAGAAACTGGTGGCTCAGCTGTCACAGAATATGAACTTTGTCATGGATCTCACTGCTGAGGAATTTGTTGATCTTCATGCAGAGAGCCGTATGGTTGAAAACCGCCCGGAAGTGGTTGAGCGTATCATTGAGGAAGCCAACAAGCTGGCGGGAGAGAAGTTTCAACCAGATACCCCCATCACCAGTCTTTCCGGCGGGCAGTCCAGAGCCCTGATGATTGCCGATACCGCTATTCTGAGTCAGTCTCCTATTATCCTTATTGATGAGATTGAGAATGCGGGAATCGACAGGAAAAAGGCGCTCTCTCTTCTTCTTTCTGAAGAGAAAATTGTCCTTATGGCCACACACGATCCTGTGCTTGCCCTTATGGGAGACCGGAGAATCGTTATTAAAAACGGCGGTATCTCCAAGGTAATTGAGACCACTGATGAGGAGAGAACAATTCTGGGAAGGCTTGAAGAGCTGGACCGGACTCTGCTGAGTTATAGAACAAGACTGAGACAAGGGGAAAGTCTGCTTGACTGA
- a CDS encoding GTP-binding protein — translation MNLVTVSGPPSSGKTSVILKTIDSLKQRGLKVGVAKFDCLYTDDDILYEKAGIPVKKGLSGSLCPDHFFVSNVEEVTQWGIKEGFDVLISESAGLCNRCSPYIKDIKAVCVIDNLSGINTPKKIGPMLKSADIVIITKGDIVSQAEREVFASRVNLVNPSAVIMNINGLTGQGSFELSTLLFDEKDHVDTLVGKKLRFSMPSALCSYCLGETRIGESFQMGNVRKMDLSEKGPKT, via the coding sequence ATGAATCTTGTAACTGTATCAGGTCCCCCCTCGTCGGGAAAGACCTCTGTAATTCTTAAGACAATTGATTCCCTTAAACAGAGAGGGCTCAAGGTTGGTGTCGCCAAGTTTGACTGTCTCTATACAGATGATGACATTCTTTATGAAAAAGCGGGAATACCCGTCAAGAAGGGACTCTCCGGATCACTGTGTCCCGACCACTTCTTTGTAAGTAACGTGGAAGAAGTTACTCAGTGGGGAATCAAGGAAGGTTTTGATGTCCTGATTTCAGAATCAGCAGGTCTTTGTAATCGCTGTTCACCCTACATCAAGGATATTAAAGCGGTCTGTGTTATTGATAACCTCAGTGGTATCAACACTCCCAAGAAGATCGGTCCTATGCTGAAGTCCGCGGATATTGTCATCATAACCAAGGGCGATATTGTTTCTCAGGCGGAGCGTGAAGTTTTTGCCAGCCGTGTAAATCTTGTGAATCCCTCTGCGGTCATCATGAACATAAATGGCCTTACCGGGCAGGGAAGCTTTGAACTGAGTACCCTCCTTTTTGATGAGAAGGATCATGTGGACACCCTGGTTGGAAAGAAACTGCGCTTCTCAATGCCTTCGGCTCTCTGTTCCTATTGTCTGGGTGAAACCAGAATCGGTGAAAGTTTTCAGATGGGTAATGTTCGAAAAATGGATTTAAGTGAGAAAGGCCCGAAAACATGA
- a CDS encoding ABC transporter substrate-binding protein produces MSYFNTEDTLYKIIEDYPETIPVFASNGFPQMNDKDKREKFAKTISLDTALMLKNLDLKIFSNLLQEAIEQNRNGVDATLNDADIKDDEDSLNVVGLLPCPVRLPLLEKFNNFNEDYKKNHSVHINHELKAASMGLDWVQDNIEGIEDPAALPDLFISAGFDMFFDEQKIGKFKKAGIFEDTTDLNHFNSTFDGLNLKDPRGHYGMIGVVPAVFLINTTELGNLPLPQSWEDVLAPEFEKRVSLPVGDFDLFNAILLNIHKHYGDDGVSKMGRSLLEAMHPSQMVKSDRKKNNKPIVTIMPYFFTKMVKEGGTMTAVWPSDGAILSPIFMLSKKQKIEKLQPVIDFFASSTVGEVLAHSGLFPSVHPEVDNRLQAENKFMWLGWDYIYSHDIAGLINHCETIFNESVGESREAV; encoded by the coding sequence GTGAGTTATTTCAATACTGAAGATACATTATATAAGATCATAGAGGATTATCCGGAGACCATCCCCGTATTTGCATCCAATGGATTCCCCCAGATGAACGATAAAGATAAAAGAGAAAAGTTTGCAAAAACTATCTCTCTGGATACGGCGCTTATGCTGAAAAATCTGGATCTGAAGATTTTCTCAAACCTTCTTCAAGAAGCTATTGAGCAGAATAGAAACGGAGTGGATGCCACCTTGAATGATGCGGATATAAAGGATGACGAGGATTCACTGAATGTTGTCGGACTGCTGCCCTGTCCTGTACGTCTTCCCTTGCTTGAGAAGTTTAATAATTTTAATGAGGACTATAAGAAAAATCACAGCGTACATATCAATCATGAACTCAAAGCTGCGTCCATGGGACTTGATTGGGTTCAGGACAATATTGAAGGAATTGAAGATCCAGCGGCTCTTCCTGATCTCTTCATCTCAGCAGGATTTGATATGTTTTTTGATGAACAGAAAATTGGTAAGTTTAAAAAGGCTGGAATTTTTGAGGATACTACGGATCTGAATCATTTCAATTCTACCTTTGATGGACTGAATCTGAAAGATCCCCGGGGACATTATGGTATGATTGGTGTTGTTCCTGCAGTTTTTTTAATCAATACTACTGAGTTGGGTAATTTGCCCTTGCCCCAGAGCTGGGAAGATGTTCTTGCTCCTGAATTTGAGAAGAGAGTCTCTCTCCCTGTTGGTGATTTTGACTTGTTCAATGCAATACTGCTAAACATACATAAACACTATGGAGATGACGGGGTTAGCAAGATGGGACGAAGTCTTCTTGAAGCCATGCATCCTTCTCAGATGGTCAAGTCTGACAGAAAGAAGAATAACAAACCCATTGTAACTATAATGCCTTACTTCTTTACTAAAATGGTAAAGGAAGGGGGAACCATGACTGCGGTCTGGCCATCTGATGGAGCAATTCTCAGTCCGATCTTTATGCTTTCTAAAAAGCAGAAGATCGAAAAGCTGCAACCTGTAATTGATTTTTTTGCTTCCAGTACTGTAGGAGAAGTTCTCGCCCATAGTGGCCTTTTTCCTTCTGTTCATCCAGAAGTGGACAACAGGCTTCAAGCTGAAAATAAATTTATGTGGCTTGGCTGGGATTATATCTACTCCCATGATATTGCCGGTCTCATTAATCACTGTGAAACAATCTTTAATGAATCTGTCGGTGAATCCAGGGAGGCTGTATGA
- a CDS encoding Rrf2 family transcriptional regulator, producing the protein MNHLINISEAASLGFHGLALIAREAPDRLNVRVVAKELNASEAHLAKVFQSLSKAGLVSSQRGPAGGFVLSKAAEDVSFLEVYEILESPVHLTDCPMGYSQCGFHACIFEQKLNNINREILKTFEDIKLSDFTTTVVNNGDQPRKDR; encoded by the coding sequence TTGAATCATCTGATCAATATATCCGAAGCGGCTTCACTGGGTTTTCATGGCCTGGCGTTAATCGCCAGAGAGGCTCCAGATCGTCTGAATGTTCGGGTTGTTGCTAAAGAGCTTAATGCATCCGAGGCACATCTGGCTAAGGTTTTCCAGTCCCTGAGCAAGGCAGGCCTTGTCTCTTCTCAGCGGGGACCGGCGGGTGGTTTTGTATTAAGCAAAGCTGCCGAAGATGTTTCATTTCTGGAAGTGTATGAGATTCTCGAATCTCCGGTGCATCTGACAGATTGTCCCATGGGTTACTCCCAGTGCGGTTTTCATGCCTGTATTTTCGAACAGAAACTGAACAACATTAATCGTGAAATTTTAAAGACTTTTGAGGATATTAAGCTGAGTGATTTTACTACAACAGTAGTGAATAACGGGGATCAGCCCCGGAAGGATAGATAA
- a CDS encoding PTS sugar transporter subunit IIA, whose translation MIDLSRAMESTLKDKESLLEEMIQNFFKDKTEDFRTLILNECLKRETEASTMVGSGIAFPHSVIKENVAPQVLCCYSPEGIPWNTAGDRVNIIILLVSNEEDHLPTLSKLASILQIPGVQDKLTKAEHTEEITQILLAAQTQKEKTQSKEKEIITNALLQETKRLASEIEEAKIILFSNSLIQIMSIAEMLKGRDIILVSSKSRVLDRTNMLRSSFIRIHPVQGFIKDQKEILKQLWSEKILESGDVVITLSGFEFESMAHSISIFSIPEDLYDEARVLNYRIPHDVNLEILSRVIALASELSRQGREGKPAGTIFVVGENEHIKDYCKQLIINPFGGLQEHERSILDPGLSETIKEFSKIDGAYIIGNSGYIHSGGTYLSVPPHHIKLQPGLGARHAAALGITLVAPVASVVISESTGHIRVFWDGVEQDIFSPAE comes from the coding sequence ATGATTGATTTAAGCAGAGCCATGGAATCCACTCTGAAAGATAAGGAATCACTCCTTGAGGAGATGATTCAAAACTTTTTTAAAGATAAAACAGAGGATTTCAGGACTCTCATACTCAATGAGTGTCTCAAGAGGGAAACCGAGGCCTCCACAATGGTGGGCAGCGGGATTGCTTTTCCCCATTCAGTTATCAAGGAAAATGTAGCACCCCAGGTACTGTGCTGCTACTCACCTGAAGGAATCCCCTGGAATACTGCAGGTGATAGAGTAAATATAATTATCCTTCTTGTGAGCAATGAGGAAGACCATCTCCCCACCCTTTCCAAGCTTGCCTCCATACTCCAGATTCCCGGAGTTCAGGACAAACTGACAAAGGCCGAACATACAGAGGAAATAACCCAGATACTTCTGGCAGCACAGACACAGAAAGAGAAAACCCAGTCCAAAGAAAAAGAGATAATCACAAATGCTCTGCTTCAGGAGACAAAGCGACTGGCCTCTGAAATTGAAGAAGCAAAAATCATTCTTTTTTCAAACTCCCTTATACAGATCATGTCTATTGCAGAGATGCTCAAAGGTCGAGATATAATTCTGGTAAGCAGTAAATCCAGGGTTCTTGACCGAACCAATATGCTGCGTTCCTCATTCATCAGAATTCATCCTGTACAGGGATTTATAAAGGATCAGAAGGAGATATTAAAACAGCTCTGGTCGGAGAAAATCCTTGAATCTGGAGATGTGGTTATCACCCTCTCAGGATTTGAGTTCGAATCCATGGCCCACAGCATATCCATTTTCTCAATACCTGAAGATCTCTACGATGAAGCCCGTGTTCTAAACTACAGGATTCCCCATGATGTGAACCTCGAGATACTGAGCAGAGTCATAGCTCTAGCTTCGGAATTATCCAGGCAGGGGCGGGAGGGGAAGCCTGCCGGAACCATTTTTGTTGTGGGAGAGAATGAGCATATAAAGGACTATTGCAAGCAGCTGATTATAAACCCGTTCGGGGGACTTCAGGAGCATGAGCGAAGCATTCTTGACCCTGGACTTTCGGAAACGATAAAGGAATTCTCAAAGATTGACGGGGCTTATATTATTGGAAACAGTGGTTATATCCACTCCGGGGGAACCTATCTTTCAGTTCCGCCTCACCATATAAAACTCCAGCCCGGGCTGGGTGCCAGACACGCGGCGGCTTTAGGGATAACCCTGGTGGCTCCGGTGGCCTCTGTTGTTATCTCTGAATCAACAGGGCATATCAGAGTATTCTGGGACGGAGTGGAGCAGGACATCTTCAGCCCTGCGGAATAA
- a CDS encoding sugar MFS transporter, with the protein MPWISFFANSLWLMVIGLLGPSMPAIIVDLNLSYSSAGLIFTLLSAGSLLGSFIAGVISDFGKRKLLWLFSAASLALGLFLIGFTPGYISLLITVFLMSLLGGPIGAIGQIVMLKMFPEKRGQYVSLSTMFAAAGSFLAPLIVALVYFLGGDWQFAFFSVACLVILLFTWMLFLKLPRPVEHQGVRISLKTVMGDSSMILVGALIFLSVGVDIGFSYWLAEYFTSSVGSTAVFSSIAVSAYLSGVIIGRFSLSRYSTSPWRDRIIMSGLAAAVILLILIINLPSPWMKFILCPLYGIGIGPLFPYFMSRGTGLYPGKAGAVTGILFSTMSFSGMVFPFLIGTIGSNVGIQSAYYVLFFIELLLLAGIFLMNRIWKIGPRSEAQESSGSFIGNEPVR; encoded by the coding sequence ATGCCGTGGATTTCTTTCTTTGCGAATAGCTTGTGGCTTATGGTGATAGGACTGTTAGGTCCTTCAATGCCGGCAATTATTGTTGATTTAAACCTGAGTTATTCCAGTGCCGGATTAATATTCACCCTTCTCTCTGCCGGATCTCTTCTGGGGTCCTTTATCGCGGGAGTTATTTCCGATTTCGGAAAAAGGAAGCTTTTATGGCTCTTCTCAGCTGCTTCATTGGCCCTGGGACTGTTCTTAATCGGATTTACTCCGGGATATATTTCTCTCCTGATTACTGTTTTCCTGATGAGTCTGTTAGGTGGTCCTATCGGGGCCATCGGGCAGATTGTCATGTTGAAAATGTTTCCGGAAAAGAGGGGCCAATATGTTTCTCTTTCAACCATGTTTGCCGCTGCCGGGAGCTTTCTGGCACCCCTTATTGTCGCTCTGGTATATTTTCTGGGAGGGGACTGGCAATTTGCCTTCTTTTCGGTGGCATGCCTGGTAATCCTTCTGTTTACCTGGATGCTTTTTCTGAAACTCCCCAGACCTGTAGAACATCAGGGTGTCAGGATCTCTCTTAAAACCGTAATGGGCGATTCCTCCATGATACTTGTGGGCGCTCTGATCTTCCTCAGTGTCGGTGTGGATATCGGATTCTCCTACTGGCTTGCCGAATATTTTACTTCTTCAGTCGGTTCTACTGCTGTGTTTTCCAGCATTGCTGTCAGTGCCTATCTCAGCGGCGTTATCATCGGTAGATTTTCACTTTCCCGTTATTCAACATCTCCCTGGAGGGATAGAATTATAATGAGCGGTCTGGCGGCTGCTGTAATTCTGTTGATTCTGATTATCAATCTCCCATCTCCCTGGATGAAATTTATCCTCTGTCCCCTTTATGGCATAGGGATCGGACCTCTATTCCCCTATTTTATGTCCAGAGGAACCGGACTCTATCCCGGAAAAGCAGGGGCAGTTACGGGAATCCTGTTTTCCACTATGTCTTTCAGTGGTATGGTTTTTCCCTTTCTGATTGGAACCATCGGTTCTAATGTGGGTATACAAAGTGCCTATTATGTCCTGTTTTTCATTGAATTGTTACTTCTTGCCGGTATCTTCCTAATGAACAGGATTTGGAAAATAGGTCCTCGATCTGAAGCTCAGGAATCATCAGGAAGCTTCATTGGAAATGAACCTGTCCGTTGA
- a CDS encoding class I fructose-bisphosphate aldolase has translation MSVGKSLRMNSIFRKDTGKSVVVAIDHGSIAGPMDGINEPGKLIDDCVRGGADAVLTTRGFVKASEGAFDRNLGLILRMTGGFTVLGGGFEEELITSTEMALRYGAVGGAVTVKFGHPREGFFTRQASLVADSCEDWGLPLMIEAMAKGKDMKSNDPAGIKLASRAAAEIGADIVKTYYTGDPDSFAEVVEGCMVPIVILGGAKTNSIEDVFSDVYYSIQAGGSGIAIGRNIWQHKDTKAMIEAMSGLVHEGWTVKQAMAYI, from the coding sequence ATGAGTGTTGGAAAATCATTGAGAATGAATTCTATTTTCCGTAAGGATACGGGAAAGTCAGTTGTCGTCGCCATCGATCATGGGTCTATTGCAGGACCTATGGACGGAATAAATGAGCCGGGAAAGCTGATTGATGATTGTGTCAGGGGCGGTGCAGATGCTGTGTTGACAACAAGAGGTTTTGTTAAAGCCTCAGAGGGTGCATTTGATCGGAATTTAGGTCTCATTCTGAGAATGACCGGGGGATTTACAGTCCTCGGCGGCGGATTTGAGGAAGAACTGATCACTTCAACAGAGATGGCCCTCCGCTATGGAGCCGTAGGAGGAGCGGTAACGGTTAAATTCGGTCATCCCCGGGAAGGATTTTTTACCCGTCAGGCATCTCTTGTGGCCGACAGTTGTGAGGATTGGGGGCTTCCCTTGATGATTGAAGCCATGGCTAAAGGGAAGGATATGAAATCAAATGATCCTGCCGGAATCAAGCTGGCATCCCGGGCCGCCGCTGAAATCGGAGCTGATATTGTGAAAACCTACTACACCGGGGATCCCGATTCCTTCGCTGAGGTTGTGGAGGGCTGTATGGTACCTATCGTAATTCTGGGCGGAGCAAAGACAAATAGTATTGAAGATGTTTTCTCAGATGTTTATTACTCCATTCAGGCTGGTGGTTCGGGAATCGCTATCGGGCGGAATATCTGGCAGCATAAAGATACAAAAGCCATGATTGAAGCCATGAGCGGCCTTGTGCATGAGGGGTGGACGGTTAAACAGGCGATGGCTTATATCTAA
- a CDS encoding FGGY-family carbohydrate kinase encodes MILVFDIGTTVLKGALFSEDRGIKGTASRSLTLAQTSRPDYFEAETKFWKTAFREIASELLSGQSDLLRAVAISGNGPTLVPVDKNGQFLSPVMTWMDRRGKEEGATISKIGRFNVDPSFYLPKVLWLANHKPQVYEKSRHFLSCPEAMSFWLTGEAVTIVLGPQLQKFYWNDELLEALNLDKDKFPDFKKPGEIVGLISREGALESGLPEGVPVIASGPDFVISLLGTASVFPGRAFDRSGTSEGINLCTKNLTSDGRLMCYEHIIEPYYNISGIISTTGKAIEWFRNTHHEQKKGFREYYESLDGVPPGSEKLLFLPYLTGERAPLWDTNVRAAFIGLGLNHGSREMGKAVLESIGYAMRDVMEVMTEQGETIEELRITGGPSKSGLWNQIKADIVGKRILVPEFSDSELLGNFILSLKALGDCDDLADTADRIVKIKEIYEPRKKNQSIYNQMFGLYRESYRKLKSIYDSLDEIKE; translated from the coding sequence ATGATCCTCGTTTTTGATATCGGAACCACGGTCCTCAAAGGAGCTCTCTTCTCGGAGGACCGTGGAATAAAGGGAACTGCCTCAAGATCTCTCACATTAGCTCAAACTTCCCGTCCAGATTATTTTGAAGCAGAGACGAAATTCTGGAAAACAGCATTTAGGGAAATTGCCAGTGAGCTGCTGAGCGGACAAAGCGATCTTCTTCGAGCTGTCGCCATAAGCGGCAATGGTCCTACTCTGGTTCCTGTGGATAAGAATGGACAATTTCTGAGCCCGGTCATGACCTGGATGGATAGACGGGGGAAAGAAGAAGGTGCGACCATTTCTAAAATCGGCCGCTTTAATGTGGATCCGTCTTTCTATCTGCCCAAGGTTCTCTGGCTGGCAAATCATAAGCCTCAGGTTTATGAGAAAAGCAGACATTTTCTCTCCTGCCCCGAGGCTATGTCTTTCTGGCTCACAGGGGAGGCTGTAACAATTGTCCTGGGCCCGCAGCTGCAGAAATTCTACTGGAATGATGAATTATTGGAGGCCTTGAATCTGGATAAAGATAAGTTTCCGGATTTTAAAAAACCAGGGGAGATCGTCGGTCTGATTTCCAGGGAAGGAGCACTGGAGTCAGGGCTTCCCGAGGGGGTTCCGGTCATTGCCTCGGGGCCTGACTTTGTTATCTCCCTCCTGGGAACTGCTTCGGTATTCCCGGGCAGGGCCTTTGATCGTTCCGGGACCTCAGAAGGGATTAACTTGTGTACGAAGAACCTGACAAGCGACGGGCGCTTGATGTGCTACGAACACATCATCGAACCCTATTACAATATTTCCGGGATTATTTCTACAACAGGCAAGGCGATTGAATGGTTCAGGAATACTCACCATGAACAGAAGAAGGGATTCAGGGAATATTATGAATCCCTGGATGGAGTCCCGCCGGGATCGGAGAAGCTGTTATTTCTACCCTATCTGACGGGGGAGCGCGCCCCTCTGTGGGATACAAATGTGAGGGCTGCTTTTATCGGCCTGGGGTTGAATCATGGAAGCCGGGAGATGGGAAAGGCTGTTCTGGAATCCATAGGCTATGCCATGAGGGATGTAATGGAAGTCATGACAGAACAGGGAGAGACAATCGAAGAATTGAGAATCACCGGAGGGCCCTCAAAAAGTGGGCTGTGGAATCAGATTAAAGCGGACATTGTTGGAAAGAGAATTCTTGTCCCGGAGTTTTCAGATTCCGAGCTTCTCGGTAATTTTATTTTGTCTTTGAAAGCTCTGGGAGACTGTGATGACCTGGCTGACACTGCCGACAGAATTGTAAAAATTAAAGAGATTTATGAGCCCAGGAAGAAAAATCAGAGTATCTATAATCAGATGTTTGGTCTGTATAGAGAATCTTATAGAAAATTAAAATCAATTTATGACTCACTTGATGAGATTAAGGAGTAG
- a CDS encoding zinc-binding dehydrogenase, whose amino-acid sequence MKSAVLEDARKIVVKELPKPELQSHKILVKIEYCGICTLEQRLYTGDMKIYYPIVPGHEASGVVMEIGERAGTAFQVGDKVALDMVYRCNVCHFCRTGQSNLCENRFNKSVRPLGGFNEYILARPSQMHMVGKNLTLEEAAFTEPVACCIHSLTKLEVTLAEDVLIIGAGPMGLLHLQVARAMGARVFVSDINEDRLKTALELGADAVFNPAKSDVKAELKSLTAGRGVDACVVTSPAVTALTSAFEGIRKGGRINIYTAYMGTTPELPIDLNTLHRSEILVTGTEGRTSEDFQMAARLLSHGRVKVKSLISRVVGYQDLAEGIEDSISPDTQRVLLGTGQ is encoded by the coding sequence ATGAAATCAGCTGTATTGGAAGATGCCCGTAAAATCGTAGTTAAAGAACTTCCCAAACCGGAATTACAATCCCATAAGATTCTGGTCAAGATTGAATATTGTGGAATCTGTACCCTGGAACAACGCCTCTATACAGGGGATATGAAAATCTATTATCCCATCGTACCGGGGCATGAGGCTTCCGGAGTGGTCATGGAAATCGGAGAACGGGCGGGCACGGCCTTTCAAGTGGGAGACAAGGTCGCGTTGGATATGGTTTACCGCTGTAATGTCTGTCATTTCTGCCGCACAGGACAGTCAAACCTCTGTGAAAACCGCTTTAATAAGAGTGTTCGTCCATTAGGAGGATTCAATGAGTATATTCTGGCCAGACCAAGTCAGATGCACATGGTGGGAAAAAATCTGACACTTGAGGAAGCAGCTTTTACGGAGCCTGTTGCCTGCTGTATTCATTCTCTGACTAAGCTTGAAGTCACCCTTGCAGAGGATGTTCTCATTATCGGTGCCGGGCCTATGGGGCTGCTTCATCTACAGGTCGCCCGTGCCATGGGTGCTCGAGTTTTTGTCTCTGATATCAACGAAGACAGGCTCAAGACGGCTCTTGAACTTGGTGCGGATGCTGTTTTTAATCCTGCAAAATCTGATGTTAAAGCAGAGCTGAAAAGTCTTACCGCCGGCCGTGGCGTTGATGCCTGTGTTGTCACGAGTCCTGCTGTCACGGCTTTAACCAGTGCTTTTGAGGGGATAAGGAAGGGGGGACGCATCAATATTTATACAGCCTATATGGGAACCACTCCGGAACTGCCTATTGATCTGAATACTCTTCATCGCTCAGAAATCCTTGTCACAGGAACAGAGGGTAGAACGAGTGAGGATTTTCAAATGGCCGCCAGGCTGTTGAGTCATGGAAGGGTTAAAGTCAAATCTCTGATCAGCCGGGTTGTGGGCTATCAGGACCTTGCAGAGGGGATTGAAGATTCTATCAGCCCTGATACTCAGAGGGTTCTTCTGGGAACCGGTCAATGA